One genomic window of Motacilla alba alba isolate MOTALB_02 chromosome 1, Motacilla_alba_V1.0_pri, whole genome shotgun sequence includes the following:
- the ADAMTS1 gene encoding A disintegrin and metalloproteinase with thrombospondin motifs 1: MRSGGRLPALAPVLAALLGLCSAERRALVLPRRLGAPGARERFRLEAFGERLTLELEPDSSFLAPDFTLQYLGGPPPPPEDDLSRCFYSGTVNRDPGSAAALSLCAGLRGAFSLRGRQYLIQPAPGTAHRHGPHLLRLRGAPRAAPAARCAVAEAGAGAEGPEPAEPAETRSRRKKRFVSSPRYVETMLVADQSMAEFHGSGLKHYLLTLLSVAAKLYKHPSIRNSISLVVVKIMVIYEERKGPDISSNAALTLRNFCSWQKQHNPPSDRHAEHYDTAILFTRQDLCGAKTCDTLGMADVGTVCDLNRSCSIIEDDGLQAAFTTAHELGHVFNMPHDDAKQCAGINGMSRDFHMMASMLSNLDRSQPWSPCSAYMITTFLDNGHGECLLDKPHRPIQLPSDLPGTLYDANRQCQFTFGDESKHCPDAASTCTTLWCTGTSGGLLVCQTKHFPWADGTSCGEGKWCMNGKCVNKTEKKHYDTPVHGGWGSWGAWGECSRSCGGGVQYSFRECDNPVPRNGGKYCEGKRVQYRSCNIEDCPDNNGKTFREEQCEKHNEFSKSAFGSGPAVEWTPKFAGVSPKDRCKLVCRAKGTGYFFVLQPKVVDGTPCSPDSTSVCVQGQCVKAGCDRTIGSNKKFDKCGICGGNGSTCKKVSGTLVRAKPGYHDVVTIPAGATNIEVKQRNHRGARHDGSFLAIKAADGTYVLNGDYTLSTLEQDITYKGSVLRYSGSSAALERIRSFSPLKEPLTIQVLTVGDLPQPKIKFTYFVKKPVQPGVDKVAAGRKKESFNAIREIISSEWVIEEWGECSKSCGSGWQRRAVECRDPRGQPATDCARELKPSNLRPCADVPCPQWQLGDWSPCSKTCGKGFKKRLLKCVSSDGSVLPQESCEPSKKPKHLIDFCNATDCS, encoded by the exons ATGAGGAGCGGGGGGCGGCTGCCGGCGCTGGCGCCGGTGCTGGCggcgctgctggggctgtgcagcgCCGAGCGCAGGGCGCTGGTGCTGCCGCGGCGCCTGGGCGCGCCCGGCGCCCGAGAGCGCTTCCGCCTGGAGGCCTTCGGGGAGCGCCTGACGCTGGAGCTGGAGCCCGACAGCAGCTTCCTGGCCCCGGACTTCACCCTGCAGTACCTGGgcgggccgccgccgccgcccgagGACGACCTCTCCCGTTGCTTCTACTCCGGCACCGTGAACCGGGACCCCGGCTCGGCGGCCGCGCTCAGCCTGTGCGCGGGGCTGCGCGGCGCCTTCTCGCTGCGGGGCCGCCAGTACCTCATCCAGCCCGCGCCCGGCACCGCGCACCGCCACGGGCCGCACCTCCTGCGCCTCCGCGGCGCCCCgcgggccgcccccgccgcccgctgCGCCGTGGCCGAggcgggggccggggcggaGGGGCCCGAGCCCGCCGAGCCCGCAG AAACgagaagcaggaggaagaagaggttCGTGTCCAGCCCCCGCTACGTGGAGACCATGCTGGTGGCCGACCAGTCCATGGCTGAATTCCACGGCAGCGGGCTGAAGCACTACCTGCTGACCCTGCTCTCCGTGGCCGCCAAGCTGTACAAGCACCCCAGCATCCGCAACTCCATCAGCCTCGTGGTGGTGAAGATCATGGTCATTTACGAGGAGCGCAAGGGCCCCGACATCTCCTCCAACGCTGCCCTGACTCTGAGGAACttctgcagctggcagaagcagcacaacCCGCCCAGCGACCGGCACGCCGAGCACTACGACACAGCCATCCTCTTCACCAGGCAG GACCTGTGCGGTGCCAAGACATGTGATACTCTTGGGATGGCTGATGTGGGAACAGTTTGTGATCTAAACCGCAGTTGCTCTATCATAGAAGACGATGGTTTGCAGGCTGCCTTCACAACAGCCCACGAATTAG gcCACGTGTTTAACATGCCTCATGACGATGCAAAGCAGTGTGCTGGCATCAATGGAATGAGCCGGGATTTCCACATGATGGCATCCATGCTCTCCAACCTGGACCGCAGCCAGCCCTGGTCTCCATGCAGTGCCTACATGATTACAACATTTTTGGATAACGGTCATG GGGAATGCTTGTTGGACAAGCCCCACAGGCCCATCCAGCTGCCTTCGGACTTGCCTGGCACGCTGTACGATGCCAACAGGCAGTGCCAGTTCACATTTGGAGATGAGTCCAAGCACTGCCCCGACGCAGCCAGTACGTGCACGACGCTGTGGTGCACGGGCACCTCGGGAGGGCTGCTGGTGTGCCAAACCAAACACTTCCCCTGGGCAGACGGCACCAGCTGCGGGGAAGGGAAGTGGTGCATGAATGGCAAGTGTGTGAATAAGACTGAGAAGAAGCATTATGAT ACGCCAGTGCACGGgggctgggggtcctggggggcgTGGGGTGAGTGCTCCCGAAGCTGCGGCGGGGGAGTGCAGTATTCCTTCCGGGAATGCGACAACCCCGTCCCGAGGAACGGGGGCAAGTACTGCGAAGGGAAGCGGGTGCAGTACAGGTCCTGTAACATCGAGGACTGCCCCGACAACAATG gcaaaACATTCAGGGAGGAACAGTGTGAAAAGCACAACGAGTTTTCCAAGTCTGCCTTCGGTAGTGGACCTGCAGTGGAGTGGACACCCAAGTTTGCTGGTGTGTCTCCAAAGGACAGATGCAAGCTGGTTTGCAGAGCCAAAGGAACAGGATACTTCTTTGTTCTACAGCCAAAG GTGGTGGATGGCACCCCGTGCAGCCCCGACTCCACGTCCGTGTGCGTGCAGGGGCAGTGCGTGAAGGCCGGCTGCGACCGCACCATCGGCTCCAACAAGAAGTTTGACAAGTGCGGCATCTGCGGGGGCAACGGCTCCACCTGCAAGAAGGTGTCTGGCACCCTCGTTAGAGCCAA ACCTGGCTACCACGATGTGGTCACCATCCCGGCGGGGGCCACCAACATCGAGGTGAAGCAGCGGAACCACCGGGGCGCGAGGCACGACGGCAGCTTCCTGGCCATCAAAGCGGCCGACGGCACCTACGTCCTCAACGGCGACTACACGCTGTCCACGCTGGAGCAGGACATCACCTACAAGGGCAGCGTGCTGCGCTACAGCGGCTCCTCGGCCGCCCTGGAGCGTATCCGCAGCTTCAGCCCGCTCAAGGAGCCGCTGACCATCCAGGTGCTGACGGTGGGTGACCTGCCGCAGCCCAAGATCAAGTTCACCTACTTCGTGAAGAAGCCGGTGCAGCCTGGTGTGGACAAGGTGGCGGCGGGCAGGAAGAAGGAATCCTTCAATGCCATCAGGGAGATCATCTCCTCGGAGTGGGTGATCGAGGAGTGGGGCGAGTGCTCCAAGTCGTGCGGCTCGGGCTGGCAGCGGCGCGCCGTGGAGTGCCGGGACCCGCGGGGCCAGCCGGCCACCGACTGCGCCCGCGAGCTGAAGCCCAGCAACCTGCGGCCCTGTGCCGACGTGCCCTGCCCACAGTGGCAGCTGGGGGACTGGTCCCCCTGCTCCAAGACGTGTGGGAAAGGCTTCAAGAAGAGGTTGTTGAAATGTGTCTCTTCCGACGGCAGCGTGCTGCCCCAAGAAAGCTGTGAGCCCTCCAAGAAACCCAAGCACCTGATAGACTTCTGCAACGCCACGGACTGCAGCTAG